The Brachypodium distachyon strain Bd21 chromosome 4, Brachypodium_distachyon_v3.0, whole genome shotgun sequence nucleotide sequence GGATGTAGCTCAGATGGTAGAGCGCTCGCTTAGCATGCGAGAGGCACGGGGATCGATACCCCGCatctccattttcttttttatctaCCACAGCCTTTTGGGGCCAgtttcccttttcttctccatcaCTCATTCACTCGTCGTCTGGATTCCCTTTTCGTTTCttgctccttttcttttcctcgcTGACTATTTTCCCTTGGCTGGCTGACTCGCTCGCAAAGCGTGCCTATCCGGTAGCCTGCTACTctccccggccggccgctgCGTGTCCAAGTTGACATCGCATCTTTTCCCCCCCTTTCACGTTCCGTCGCGTCGAAACCCACATATTTTTGTGTGGTCAATCCATGCAATCCACCCATGGAGTACATCCTATATCTATCTACCTGTAATAAACCTGATGCGGTGCGCGTCCGCTGGTGTCACGTAATAACGTACTACTGCTATGGCTGCGTGACTGCGTCCGTTTTGTGCTTGTAGCCTTCAAGGCCACCGAGCAAGGAAGGGCGGACGGGCGGCTGCCGTTGGAAGGCATCGCGTGCTTCTCCGGCCCCTGCTGCCGCTTCAATTCTAGGCTTCAGATAGGATCCACGCGACACGCAACGAAGGCCAAAACGAGGAGTCGAGTTGAGTGCGAATCACACGCAGATACCACAAATACACACAGCCCCAACTGACACAGCCCCActagagagagggagaggagaggaggagccgaggagaagaagaaggggggaaggggagagagaggaggaggagggcgcggggATGGCGTCGGGGGTGTCGACGAGCATGGTGCTGACGCTGCTGGGCTTCTGCGTCAGCGTCCTCTTCATCGTCTTCGTCTGCTCCAGGCTCGTCTGCGCGctcgtgcgccgccgccgccgccgctcccgcgcCACGCCGCTCCCGCCGGGCttcccgccgctcgccgccaaCTACTTCTTCGCCGTCCAGGTCGACCGCCTCGGGGGCGCCCAGCCCGCCCCCGCGGGGCTcgactccgccgccgtcgccgccttccccaCCCGCGCctactcctcctccgccgccggcgcctcaacgccttcctcctccgcctcctccgacgCCGCACCGCAGTAAGTGCCCCTCCCACTCCTCCGCTCCTCTCCTCTACCGATCGCGATCCGCTGCCTTGCCGCTGGCCTGGCGATTGGCGATCCCCAATCTGTTCTGCCTCTGCGGTTTCCTTGCGTGCCGTCTAAACTTGGAATCTACCGTCTGGTGCTTTGATTATACCATACTACCAGTAGCCATTTTAGTGAGCCAGTCCCAGTTCACGGTCAAATAAATTTGGTTGTTCCATCGGTCGGTACATCGGCCGGGGATTGCAGCGGCATCTGCACTTTCAACTGAACTCTGGGGCTCGATCGCGCGTGGTTTAATCGAATTAGGTCACTGATTTGGTTTGGGGGCAAACCGACGTTGCAATTAGGGGCTTGTAGTTGCGAGGGCGCACTCAGTCAGACGAGTGAGTGGCGCCAGCCGTTAGAGGGATCTCGCTCACATCACATTATTGCAAGCCGACGATTAGAGATTTAATAACGTAGCTTATGTCATTGTCTCCGTCTAGTTGGATTCCCTTTGGATACTAGCGCTGTGTCTGTGTGCACTGGATCCTCACATACATGAGAAATGCTTTTGTTTAGAGTGAACCTATGGTTCAGGGTGGGACTGGGAAATGACATGGTTCAGTTAGAAACGTTGAGCCTGAGAAATTCTTTTGTTCGGAGTTCTTCTCTTGTATATGGTTCTGGGGGTGGGACTGGTAAATGATATGGTTCAGTTTCAAATGTTCAATCAGTATACGTGAGAAATGCTTTCTTTATGTTTGGTTCTGGAGGCGGGACTGGGAATGGCATGGTTCAGTTTGGAGGGTTCCACGTTGCTACCTAATATatgagtttttgttttcatcatGCGGCAATGCATGCTTTGATTGATTTTTAATAACTGAACTACAAACATATtaccttttttatttctccaaCATTTTCCATGTTAATCTTTGGCAAGTCCGTACTTCCTTTTAATTAGTTTCTAATGCGggtatttgatcatgtcaaaTGTATAGCCACAGCTCACAGATGAATGTTATGGAATTTTCTTGAAAAAGCTGAGTTGGGAGGTGGATCCTTTGTAGTAGTAATTAATCTGTCCTTGAGGATGTTGATAGATCTTTTAGTACCAAAGAAAATGTCCTTGAAGGTGTTGGCACCTAAGATAAATTATGCGGCCGTTTTAGTACCAAAGTCTTGATTACTGTGTTTAGCTGGAGATTGACTATTGAAACATGAGGTCCCCGAGCTTTCATTGTTACTGGACAGATAAGACAATTCAATTGATAACAACAAATTGGATACAAATATCAAACTGTTTCTTGAATAAGATCGCAGTGAGGGTAATGGGGCACTACAATCAAGTAGGCATAGTACCCACTTGTGCTCATTGAGAGGCAAGCAAGGACTACTGTTCTGATGTACTTCACTGTAGTCAAACAAGTTCTTGGTTGGATGCGTATCATATACTAAATGGGGCTGGAACGTATTGCGTATTGTGTGTTCGGTATCATGGAACATAGTTTCAGAATTTGGTACTGTAGACATTACACAATCTGTCCAGATTCCTCAGTGAAGTACtacacacctttttttttatctacaCCGCAAACGGTTTATCAGTTTTCTGGCTTGGCTTTTTAAATTTTATTGCTGTGCTCAGGTTAACTATTCTTTACATAATAAGTCCGTTAAGTATGGAAGAACAACAGTTTTCCAGTCTGAGGCATTCTGGGTTTTCCACGTCAGAACTATTCTGATGTTCCTTTAGCAGTTATCTCTGATTACACTACTCAACTGTTTGTCTTCTTCAATGGCAGGTGTGTCGTCTGTCTTGCAGAATACGAAGATAAAGATCTACTCCGAACTCTTCCGTATTGCGGCCACAATTTCCATGTGGCCTGCATAGATGTTTGGCTAAAGCAACACACAACATGCCCAGTCTGCAGAATTTCACTGTCTGACTATCCTGATAGTAAGCACACCGTGCCTCCTCTACCAAGTGCTGCGATGACACCTCCGTATTCCCCTGAAGCATCAAGATCAGATCCGTGCCATTGCCTATTTGTCGGCACAGGGCATTCGGCAAGATCATCAGATGTTCTCCGCAATGAACCCGACCAGGCGAATCAGACGGTGCCCGGCCCGTCCCTGGATGGGCCAAACAACTTGTCACTGTCTGAGGTTACCTCTCCTGGCGAGAATAACAATGACACAGTAAAATAGCACATGCAGACTCCTCTTGTTCCACAGGTCGTGATCTACCCAGCTAGGACTCTGCAAGTTGCTGCTTGGAGTTTCTGTCCTGCGGACTGTCTGTCTGCACGGTACGATAAACAACCTGTAAACTTAGAAACATCTGCACATGTGGAGGTGTTGCCTGTTATAGGTTAGTTTCTGCGGGTTCTCTGTAAATATGAGAAATCGTCCGGGTTTCTTGTCAAAAACCAAATCTATTTGATAATCACAAACAAAACAGTTCGTTGCATCCAACAGGTCACCCGTTCTGTGGTAACCCACTGTTGTtggcaacaacaagaacagtGCATCTGCCAGTAGTACCTGTAATTGTCCTCAGCAAACAGGATGTGTGTAGAGcatctttgattttgttgaGACATACATTATGTTTCTACTGGAGACGAGCATGATGCGTCTCACTGATGCATCCATGCTAGAATCCATAAATTAACTGCATCAAGATCAGCCGACATCGCCGCGTGGCACACGTGATTAGCAATCTCCATCAAGGTTAGGTGCCACCTCTGTTTAGCGTCTACCTgaaatctcttcttcttcttctggaaACTAAGATCCACTTGGAACAACTGTCTATTCTTCGGCAAGTCACTTGGTCAAGTGACCCAATTGATCTGAAGCATGGGAGCACGCCATCTACATCATCAAGGCAAAGGCTAAGCAACTCCGATCCCAGATCACGAGATCAAGCTCCAGACTGATGATATCTCTTGTGAAAGCAGATCCTGGTGGGTCCCACACGCCGATGATGCCGATGTCGGTCGGACCGGGTCCGAGCATGGCTCATTCTAGATCTAACAGTGTGCTcactgcagcagcaacagcagcatgGTTTGCCTCCCCCATCCTGTGCTGAAATGATTCAACCAAGTGTACTGCCTACAAGAGagggaaaaataaaaagagagcCTATCAAGCTTTACAGTGAGTGATTCCTGTCGGTGGTGGTGGCCCTCAccggagcagagcagagcattGAGCTCTCTTCACCGCCTTTATAACGGCGAGCGCCGTGGCTGTGATGatgcaaagagaaaaaaggcaGGAGCCCGCCGGAGCGGAAGGAGAAAGCTTGACTGACTAAGCCATGGGGGAGTTCAAGCACCTGTGCCTGGTCAGGTTCAAGGAGGGCGTCGTGGTGGACAACATCATTCAGGAGCTCTCCAAGCTCGCAACAGAGCTCGACACCGTCAAGTATTTCGGATGGTACGCATCCATCCGTCCGTTCGTTCCTTCTtctctgcatttttttttgttgcaaggCAGTGCacgttttgttttttgaacaagttaaaccgaaaaaaaaacccgtTTTAAACCTGTGACCAAGAACTTAGgtaaagcatgcatgcaacaatGGGATGAATTTTAGGTACTGAATATCATTGTCCATTCACAGATATGGCTGGTCTTTGAGTGCTAAGGTGTACCTACTAGGCTACTAGCAAGATTTAAATCCTCGTGCTCAAAAAGTACAGCGTGTTCATTTGCTTGAATGTGGGCGTCGCGGTACTAGAGGGTAAAAACAGAACTTGCAGTCggtaaacaaaaaaacaaagtatTGTTCATGCATTCAGATATGTAGAACGTTTGTTATTTAATTAGCAGTTGGGTCACACAGAATGGACGGCTTGGTTTAAACTGCATCCTCCTCCTACGTGTGCTCTTTGTGTTGTGTGTTGGCAGGGGAAAGGACGTGCTGGAGCAGGAGGCGCTGACGCAGGGCTTCACCCACGTCTTCTCCATGAGcttcgccaccgccggcgaccTGGCGGCGTGCATGGCCCACGAGAAGcacgccgccttcgccgccaccTTCATGGCCGCCCTCGACAAGGTCGTCGTCATGGACTTCCCCTTCGTCACCGTCaagccggcgccggagccggagccggcgaCCTAATATATCCACCTAGATCCAGTAGCATCATCACATATCTGCCTTCTCTATCTCACATCGTGCTGCTATATCATGCACCTAAAGGCtaaagccgccgccgcctctatCTCATCTCCTTTCTCTGCTTGTCCTGCTACATGCTTCAGTGTTGAGCTGCTGGTGTAAGTGTAAACGTCTCGAAAATGGTTGTCTGGTTGATTATCGTTGAATAAATTCCGccgattttcttttcttttagttATTATTTCGGTCTTTATGATCGATATCTGTAACTGCTCGGCCGTGCATAAGCTTTTGGAAAGAGCTGTTAAATGGCTGCTGCCTTGCGCACAAAAAGTCGGTGTGGTGCTCAATTGCTCATCACATCTCTCGAGAGATCAAATTTTAGGTCGAAACAAGTGGTTTCCCAAATTAAGAAGCCCTGCACGGCTGCACCATTGCGTAACATTGGTGGTATAGTTGCATTTGCATCTATGCTCCACTCGACTCGGTTCAGTCTTCTGGAGACATCTTTCAGTCCAAGTTCAGTTCTTCATGACCTTGTGGAACTTCACGGCCAAGAGCTACCAACAAACCAATTTGGGTAACTTAAGAGGATCGATAGTGATTTAACTTGGTCTGTGAAAAATCCATAGCAGTACTAAATGGCTAATATAAAAAGCGCACAATAATTTTTTGGAGAACAAAAGCACACGATAATAgatgagaaataaaataacagCGCCAAAATACAGAGGAATACTGTCCCGGGCAGGGCCCGAAAACGCACGGGTCTTGTGCTCCGAAGCGGACCAACCCAGGCCCGCTACGGTGAGTGCTCTGTGAATCCTCTAGAAGAGAAGTGGAGAGCCCGAACCCCTTGAAACAAAGGAACCCTAAGCTACCAATCAGCAACggcagcgcgcggcggaggggtCAGGACTCGAGAGGGTGGAGGGGACGCGACGGCGCCCTAgattgagattttttttgagagatcaaacgggggggggggggggggggagggaatCCCCACCTGAATATCATTACTCAAATGGAATGTGTTACATGGGTCAAACCCGCGAAGAGAGGTAGTCACGCCACGCAGTGGCCGCTACCCGAAGATCGACTTTCCTGAGTCGATGGGACCATAAAGTAAAGTCAGCGAGAATGTTCCTAACGATTACATGAGGCGGTAGCGATACATGCCGGAAGACCACACTGTTTCTGGCATCCCAGATTTTCCAGAGAACAATGATTACAACAGCAGACCACAACATCGGTGAGGCGGCAGCAGAACGCGGGGGTGAAAGCCAGGGCGCTGCTAGCGGCGAGGGAGGGTTGAAGCCGAGGAGATCCCAGACCACTACGCTTGCCCGGCAGTGGTAGAACAGGTGAGCGTTTGTCTCGGGGTGGCCATTGCATCTTGGACAGACATCATCGGAGATGATCGTCTTATGGCATAAGTTCCACCTTGTGTTCAGGCGATCCTGGTGAAACAGCCAGGCAAAGATTTTGATCTTGAGAGGCACATGGCACTTCCAAATCGCATCAGCCGATGGGTCCGACTCCCCCGACAAGAGCATTAGGTATGCTCCCTGCGTGGAGAAAGGTTGCCCGGAGAGCAGCAGCCTCGAGTCGTCGACATCATTCAGCGCTAAATCCTGCAAGAGAGAACGAAGCGAAGCGAGCTCCTCCTTCGAGCCGGCTGTTAGTCTGTTCTGCAAACCCAAATCTAGTCCATTACACATTACAACACTAACACGAGCGTAAGGCGATATGCAATGAGAGAATAATCCAGGGAAGGTGGTGGAGAGTAGTTCAGAGAGGAGCCACCGGTCAAGCCAGAAGAAGCAGGACTTGCCATTCCCGACTCAGACCGAAGTGATCTCTCGAAGGATGGGCAGATGCTGTTTGATGATGCGTTTGAGGTGTGACAAAGAGGCTG carries:
- the LOC100821454 gene encoding RING-H2 finger protein ATL67; amino-acid sequence: MASGVSTSMVLTLLGFCVSVLFIVFVCSRLVCALVRRRRRRSRATPLPPGFPPLAANYFFAVQVDRLGGAQPAPAGLDSAAVAAFPTRAYSSSAAGASTPSSSASSDAAPQCVVCLAEYEDKDLLRTLPYCGHNFHVACIDVWLKQHTTCPVCRISLSDYPDSKHTVPPLPSAAMTPPYSPEASRSDPCHCLFVGTGHSARSSDVLRNEPDQANQTVPGPSLDGPNNLSLSEVTSPGENNNDTVK
- the LOC100821764 gene encoding stress-response A/B barrel domain-containing protein At5g22580, whose product is MGEFKHLCLVRFKEGVVVDNIIQELSKLATELDTVKYFGWGKDVLEQEALTQGFTHVFSMSFATAGDLAACMAHEKHAAFAATFMAALDKVVVMDFPFVTVKPAPEPEPAT